The Cyprinus carpio isolate SPL01 chromosome A5, ASM1834038v1, whole genome shotgun sequence genome has a segment encoding these proteins:
- the LOC109062453 gene encoding calmodulin-regulated spectrin-associated protein 1-B-like isoform X1, translated as MVKSTFPCGGRRMDAELGADSARRKMEEAGEALEIVPLEMYDSARAKIAANLRWLFAKAFGIDHIPEDLRDPFYTDQYDQEHIKPPVIRLLLSCELYCRVCALILKGDQVASLQSHQSVIQALARKGIYVMEGDDTPVTDSDLTCQPIKMSSHIPMVDALMMAYTVEMISIEKVVTCVKRFSTFSASKELPFDLEDAMVFWINKVNLKMREITEKEHKSKQHLLESPSHQKSPSKWYWKLVPVRYRRDHASGRQLPYFPLLEDLIRDVCDGAALLTMVHYYCPDLMKLDDICLKEVTSIADSLYNIQLLKEFTNEYLNKSFYLTLEDMLYAPPVLKQNVIVFVAELFWWFEIVKPEFVQPRDVQEFKDARAMTQPKSARPTVPISNATKRSFLVSPGVADPALPVQNSPEVCNRYFLHPEESEPLNKGSSSFSPSHPLLPLRHRQKKAQPGEESTACRNRSNSFTQEGHSRGTVAWSDKRQRPLSQLNRYVLHSAMDSDADLASGDSVSLTCSISEDSLASTVTPKHQIHPGQGNVRQVNGHGLLCNVNMDEEGARADSSKNDTTLLNSEDAERQSATPGAKTGVQGIQEEASSDSRTASFLLEPLMPAVLRPAKEKSVCLNKEEESGEGRQRGSARKVAGAESAVSSFRRRPPSTLNRTFTPSTSSEFETVIEPKSSELVPPAPGQNQAFRPLATSSVEPFSAERSPGFYLHSLVLEDKRPVQAWGIHPGSDIETVETIEEQDAELTKELHPNKKPFYEEDEESDKLREDMNVKEHEDKDGGSRCSSPGQSQVSSVASGSVRMTSFAERKMQKFGSNQDIHSSTSSSQRTTPDGSESCPLPLTSWRMKRDQSPTPQNKDSANMLASELVQLHMQLEEKRRAIESQKKKMEVMTARQRLKLGKAAFLHIVKKGKSDTLPQPTKSEYYLKDGHKLNQEKEKSSKDDTCVAAPRDGPKEAEEPEKASLEWAGGGTVSPSALDMDEEIDLNQCNRSIELLNEAIGNIQQQMMQLSVQQQMLMKQNLQSSTVAAPPPSCDQSDASEPRVKASIHYVDPSGSPVVRKPPKLSSARSRSKPSELLLVKEHGKGQKISTPTPTDSPYAKSIQGGRTPKAEPEYIVQSSAKSDSFNKDKGNSKSTTFHLNDEANLRMVSREPSSVALGVTFEESMSSTLQDAEATFDDGPARDNFSSEDISRGKVNIIEVDLSDLAGNPDEESTNVLEVTTDGSDGEKKSGMGFFFKDEQKAEDEMAKKRAAFLLKQQRKAEEAHLRKQQMEAESELKRDEARRKAEEERLRKEDEKARREMIKQEYLRRKQQEMCEEQEQPQPKPKTKPKKQRPKSVLKEEPTVYTLAKCPAANENLISAQSGSSLSLASVATTEPDSVNSGGVGSQRGESVESFPGLSRNSSRTTERDWDNGSTASSITSTSMAEYTGPKLFKEPSSKSNKPIIHNAISHCCLAGKVNEPQKNSILEELEKCESNHLMILFRDSGCQFRALYSYFPDTEEIHKLTGTGPKSITKKMIDKIYKYSSDRKQFTVIPAKTVSVSVDALTIHNHLWQAKRPVGPKKSGK; from the exons ATCACATCCCAGAAGACCTGCGAGATCCTTTCTACACAGACCAGTATGACCAGGAGCACATTAAGCCCCCAGTGATCCGGTTACTGCTGTCATGTGAGCTGTACTGTCGCGTGTGTGCCCTCATTCTCAAAGGAGACCAGGTGGCCTCTCTGCAGTCCCACCAGTCAGTCATCCAAGCCTTGGCTCGCAAAGGCATCTATGTTATGGAGGGCGATGACACACCTGTCACCGACTCAGATCTGacctgccagccaatcaaaaTG AGTTCCCACATCCCCATGGTCGATGCTTTGATGATGGCCTACACCGTGGAGATGATCAGCATTGAGAAGGTTGTGACCTGCGTGAAGCGTTTCTCCACGTTCAGTGCCTCCAAGGAGCTCCCCTTTGATCTTGAGGATGCTATGGTCTTCTGGATCAACAAG GTGAACCTGAAAATGAGGGAGATCACAGAGAAGGAACACAAATCAAAGCAGCATCTGCTGGAATCTCCAAGTCATCAGAAG TCTCCCTCAAAATGGTATTGGAAACTAGTACCT GTACGGTATCGGCGGGATCATGCCTCAGGTAGACAGCTGCCCTACTTCCCCCTGCTGGAGGACCTCATCAGGGACGTGTGTGACGGTGCTGCTTTGCTGACCATGGTCCATTACTACTGCCCAGACCTGATGAAGCTTGATG ATATCTGCTTGAAAGAGGTGACCTCAATAGCAGACAGCCTTTATAATATCCAGCTGCTGAAAGAGTTCACCAATGAGTACcttaacaaaagcttttatttgacTTTAGAGGACATGCTGTACGCACCTCCTGTGCTCAAG CAAAATGTCATTGTATTTGTAGCAGAGCTCTTCTGGTGGTTTGAGATTGTTAAGCCGGAATTTGTCCAGCCGAGAGATGTTCAGGAATTTAAAGATG CAAGAGCAATGACTCAGCCCAAGAGTGCCAGGCCAACTGTGCCCATCTCCAATGCCACCAAACGGAGCTTCCTGGTGTCTCCTGGTGTGGCTGATCCGGCGCTTCCTGTCCAGAACAGCCCGGAAGTTTGTAACAGGTACTTCCTGCACCCTGAAGAATCTGAGCCTCT TAATAAGGGGAGTTCCAGCTTCAGCCCCTCCCACCCACTTCTGCCACTGAGACACAGACAGAAGAAGGCTCAGCCAGGAGAGGAAAGCACGG CCTGTCGAAATCGTTCCAATTCTTTTACACAAGAAGGTCACTCCAGAGGAACAGTGGCTTGGTCAGATAAACGGCAGAG gCCACTGTCTCAGCTGAATCGATATGTTCTCCACTCTGCTATGGACAGTGATGCAGACTTGGCCTCAGGCGACAGCGTTAGTCTGACTTGCTCCATCAGTGAGGACAGTCTGGCCTCCACTGTCACACCCAAGCACCAGATCCATCCAGGTCAGGGCAATGTAAGGCAGGTCAATGGCCATGGTCTGCTGTGCAATGTTAACATGGATGAGGAAGGTGCCAGGGCAGATTCATCTAAGAATGACACCACCCTGTTAAACTCTGAGGATGCAGAACGACAGAGTGCTACCCCTGGTGCTAAAACAGGCGTTCAGGGAATACAGGAGGAAGCATCCTCAGATTCCCGAACAGCCAGTTTCCTCCTGGAACCTCTGATGCCTGCCGTTCTCAGACCAGCCAAAGAGAAGTCAGTATGCCTAAATAAGGAAGAAGAGTCGGGAGAGGGACGGCAGCGAGGGTCCGCACGGAAAGTAGCAGGAGCAGAAAGTGCTGTTTCATCTTTCAGACGGAGACCTCCATCCACCCTTAATCGGACCTTTACCCCCAGCACTAGCTCTGAGTTTGAGACAGTTATTGAGCCTAAATCCAGTGAATTAGTGCCTCCAGCCCCTGGGCAGAATCAAGCTTTCAGACCATTGGCAACAAGTAGTGTTGAGCCATTTTCTGCTGAGCGGTCACCTGGGTTTTACCTTCATTCATTGGTGCTTGAGGACAAGAGGCCTGTCCAAGCATGGGGCATCCATCCAGGGTCTGATATAGAGACCGTGGAGACCATTGAGGAACAGGATGCAGAACTCACCAAAGAGCTCCATCCAAACAAGAAACCGTTCTATGAGGAGGACGAAGAGTCAGACAAGCTGCGGGAGGACATGAATGTAAAGGAACATGAGGATAAGGATGGTGGGAGCAGGTGCTCAAGCCCTGGTCAGTCCCAGGTCAGCAGTGTAGCTAGCGGCAGTGTGCGCATGACCAGTTTTGCAGAACGAAAGATGCAGAAGTTTGGTAGCAATCAAGATATCCACTCCAGCACAAGCAGCTCGCAGCGGACCACACCAGATGGCTCAGAGAGTTGTCCGCTTCCTCTAACCTCCTGGAGGATGAAAAGAGACCAGAGCCCCACACCACAGAACAAGGACAGTGCCAACATGCTGGCCTCCGAACTCGTTCAACTCCACATGCAACTTGAAGAAAAGCGACGTGCAATTGAATCCCAAAAGAAGAAGATGGAGGTCATGACAGCAAGACAAAGGCTTAAGCTTGGGAAAGCAGCTTTTCTGCACATAGTAAAGAAAGGGAAGAGTGACACTCTCCCTCAGCCTACAAAGTCTGAGTACTACTTGAAAGATGGCCATAAACTCAATCAAGAAAAAGAGAAGTCGTCAAAAGATGACACCTGTGTTGCTGCACCGAGAGATGGGCCGAAAGAGGCTGAAGAGCCAGAGAAGGCATCTCTCGAGTGGGCAGGTGGGGGGACTGTGTCTCCTAGTGCCTTAGATATGGACGAGGAGATAGATCTTAATCAATGCAACCGCTCCATTGAGTTGCTGAATGAGGCCATAGGAAACATTCAGCAGCAGATGATGCAGCTTTCGGTCCAGCAGCAAATGCTTATGAAGCAAAATCTTCAGTCTTCAACAGTTGCTGCTCCACCACCTAGCTGTGACCAAAGTGATGCATCTGAACCTAGGGTCAAAGCTTCCATACATTATGTTGATCCAAGTGGCAGCCCTGTGGTACGAAAGCCACCCAAACTAAGTTCAGCACGATCTCGTTCCAAACCTTCAGAGCTGTTGCTAGTTAAGGAGCACGGCAAAGGGCAGAAAATCTCCACTCCTACACCTACTGACAGCCCCTATGCCAAATCCATTCAAGGGGGCAGGACCCCCAAAGCAGAGCCTGAGTACATTGTGCAAAGCTCTGCAAAATCAGACTCTTTCAACAAAGACAAAGGGAACTCAAAAAGCACTACATTCCACCTTAACGATGAAGCTAACTTGAGGATGGTCTCAAGGGAACCAAGTTCTGTGGCCCTTGGTGTCACTTTTGAAGAATCTATGTCCAGTACTTTGCAGGATGCTGAGGCTACATTTGATGATGGGCCAGCAAGGGATAATTTCTCCTCAGAGGATATTTCAAGAGGAAAAGTTAATATTATTGAGGTAGACTTGTCTGATTTGGCTGGCAACCCAGATGAAGAAAGCACCAATGTATTGGAAGTCACCACTGATGGAAGTGATGGAGAAAAGAAGTCTGGCATGGGCTTCTTTTTCAAG GACGAGCAAAAAGCAGAGGATGAAATGGCCAAAAAGCGAGCAGCGTTTCTGCTAAAACAACAGAGGAAGGCAGAGGAGGCTCATCTCCGCAAGCAACAGATGGAGGCTGAAAGTGAGCTGAAAAGAGATGAAGCCAG GAGGAAAGCTGAAGAGGAAAGACTCAGAAAAGAGGATGAGAAGGCCAGGAGAGAGATGATAAAGCAGGAATACCTTAGAAGAAAACAGCAAGAGATGTGTGAGGAGCAAGAACAGCCCCAGCCCAAACCCAAGACCAAGCCCAAAAAACAAAGGCCGAAGTCTGTGCTGAAGGAAGAACCCACAGTTTATACACTTGCCAAATGTCCTGCTGCCA ATGAGAATCTCATCAGTGCCCAGTCTGGCTCTAGTCTGTCACTGGCCTCTGTGGCCACCACTGAACCAGACAGTGTCAACTCAGGAGGGGTGGGATCTCAACG AGGGGAATCGGTAGAGTCATTTCCAGGCCTCAGTCGCAATTCCAGTCGTACTACAGAGAGAGACTGGGACAACGGTTCCACCGCATCTTCCATTACATCAACTTCCATGGCGGAATACACTG GACCCAAGCTTTTCAAGGAGCCAAGTTCAAAGTCCAACAAGCCGATAATCCACAACGCCATCTCTCATTGCTGCTTAGCGGGGAAAGTAAATGAACCGCAGAAGAACTCCATTCTTGAG GAGCTGGAGAAGTGTGAATCCAACCACTTGATGATTCTCTTCCGGGACAGTGGCTGTCAGTTCAGAGCACTTTACTCCTATTTTCCCGACACAGAGGAGATCCACAAGCTCACCGGCACAGGGCCAAAGAGCATCACTAAGAAGATGATTGACAAAATCTACAAGTATAGCTCAGACCGTAAGCAGTTCACGGTAATCCCTGCCAAGACAGTGTCTGTTAGTGTAGATGCTCTGACTATCCATAACCACCTGTGGCAAGCCAAAAGACCTGTCGGGCCAAAAAAGAGCGGAAAGTGA
- the LOC109062453 gene encoding calmodulin-regulated spectrin-associated protein 1-B-like isoform X4 — protein MDAELGADSARRKMEEAGEALEIVPLEMYDSARAKIAANLRWLFAKAFGIDHIPEDLRDPFYTDQYDQEHIKPPVIRLLLSCELYCRVCALILKGDQVASLQSHQSVIQALARKGIYVMEGDDTPVTDSDLTCQPIKMSSHIPMVDALMMAYTVEMISIEKVVTCVKRFSTFSASKELPFDLEDAMVFWINKVNLKMREITEKEHKSKQHLLESPSHQKSPSKWYWKLVPVRYRRDHASGRQLPYFPLLEDLIRDVCDGAALLTMVHYYCPDLMKLDDICLKEVTSIADSLYNIQLLKEFTNEYLNKSFYLTLEDMLYAPPVLKQNVIVFVAELFWWFEIVKPEFVQPRDVQEFKDARAMTQPKSARPTVPISNATKRSFLVSPGVADPALPVQNSPEVCNRYFLHPEESEPLNKGSSSFSPSHPLLPLRHRQKKAQPGEESTACRNRSNSFTQEGHSRGTVAWSDKRQRPLSQLNRYVLHSAMDSDADLASGDSVSLTCSISEDSLASTVTPKHQIHPGQGNVRQVNGHGLLCNVNMDEEGARADSSKNDTTLLNSEDAERQSATPGAKTGVQGIQEEASSDSRTASFLLEPLMPAVLRPAKEKSVCLNKEEESGEGRQRGSARKVAGAESAVSSFRRRPPSTLNRTFTPSTSSEFETVIEPKSSELVPPAPGQNQAFRPLATSSVEPFSAERSPGFYLHSLVLEDKRPVQAWGIHPGSDIETVETIEEQDAELTKELHPNKKPFYEEDEESDKLREDMNVKEHEDKDGGSRCSSPGQSQVSSVASGSVRMTSFAERKMQKFGSNQDIHSSTSSSQRTTPDGSESCPLPLTSWRMKRDQSPTPQNKDSANMLASELVQLHMQLEEKRRAIESQKKKMEVMTARQRLKLGKAAFLHIVKKGKSDTLPQPTKSEYYLKDGHKLNQEKEKSSKDDTCVAAPRDGPKEAEEPEKASLEWAGGGTVSPSALDMDEEIDLNQCNRSIELLNEAIGNIQQQMMQLSVQQQMLMKQNLQSSTVAAPPPSCDQSDASEPRVKASIHYVDPSGSPVVRKPPKLSSARSRSKPSELLLVKEHGKGQKISTPTPTDSPYAKSIQGGRTPKAEPEYIVQSSAKSDSFNKDKGNSKSTTFHLNDEANLRMVSREPSSVALGVTFEESMSSTLQDAEATFDDGPARDNFSSEDISRGKVNIIEVDLSDLAGNPDEESTNVLEVTTDGSDGEKKSGMGFFFKDEQKAEDEMAKKRAAFLLKQQRKAEEAHLRKQQMEAESELKRDEARRKAEEERLRKEDEKARREMIKQEYLRRKQQEMCEEQEQPQPKPKTKPKKQRPKSVLKEEPTVYTLAKCPAANENLISAQSGSSLSLASVATTEPDSVNSGGVGSQRGESVESFPGLSRNSSRTTERDWDNGSTASSITSTSMAEYTGPKLFKEPSSKSNKPIIHNAISHCCLAGKVNEPQKNSILEELEKCESNHLMILFRDSGCQFRALYSYFPDTEEIHKLTGTGPKSITKKMIDKIYKYSSDRKQFTVIPAKTVSVSVDALTIHNHLWQAKRPVGPKKSGK, from the exons ATCACATCCCAGAAGACCTGCGAGATCCTTTCTACACAGACCAGTATGACCAGGAGCACATTAAGCCCCCAGTGATCCGGTTACTGCTGTCATGTGAGCTGTACTGTCGCGTGTGTGCCCTCATTCTCAAAGGAGACCAGGTGGCCTCTCTGCAGTCCCACCAGTCAGTCATCCAAGCCTTGGCTCGCAAAGGCATCTATGTTATGGAGGGCGATGACACACCTGTCACCGACTCAGATCTGacctgccagccaatcaaaaTG AGTTCCCACATCCCCATGGTCGATGCTTTGATGATGGCCTACACCGTGGAGATGATCAGCATTGAGAAGGTTGTGACCTGCGTGAAGCGTTTCTCCACGTTCAGTGCCTCCAAGGAGCTCCCCTTTGATCTTGAGGATGCTATGGTCTTCTGGATCAACAAG GTGAACCTGAAAATGAGGGAGATCACAGAGAAGGAACACAAATCAAAGCAGCATCTGCTGGAATCTCCAAGTCATCAGAAG TCTCCCTCAAAATGGTATTGGAAACTAGTACCT GTACGGTATCGGCGGGATCATGCCTCAGGTAGACAGCTGCCCTACTTCCCCCTGCTGGAGGACCTCATCAGGGACGTGTGTGACGGTGCTGCTTTGCTGACCATGGTCCATTACTACTGCCCAGACCTGATGAAGCTTGATG ATATCTGCTTGAAAGAGGTGACCTCAATAGCAGACAGCCTTTATAATATCCAGCTGCTGAAAGAGTTCACCAATGAGTACcttaacaaaagcttttatttgacTTTAGAGGACATGCTGTACGCACCTCCTGTGCTCAAG CAAAATGTCATTGTATTTGTAGCAGAGCTCTTCTGGTGGTTTGAGATTGTTAAGCCGGAATTTGTCCAGCCGAGAGATGTTCAGGAATTTAAAGATG CAAGAGCAATGACTCAGCCCAAGAGTGCCAGGCCAACTGTGCCCATCTCCAATGCCACCAAACGGAGCTTCCTGGTGTCTCCTGGTGTGGCTGATCCGGCGCTTCCTGTCCAGAACAGCCCGGAAGTTTGTAACAGGTACTTCCTGCACCCTGAAGAATCTGAGCCTCT TAATAAGGGGAGTTCCAGCTTCAGCCCCTCCCACCCACTTCTGCCACTGAGACACAGACAGAAGAAGGCTCAGCCAGGAGAGGAAAGCACGG CCTGTCGAAATCGTTCCAATTCTTTTACACAAGAAGGTCACTCCAGAGGAACAGTGGCTTGGTCAGATAAACGGCAGAG gCCACTGTCTCAGCTGAATCGATATGTTCTCCACTCTGCTATGGACAGTGATGCAGACTTGGCCTCAGGCGACAGCGTTAGTCTGACTTGCTCCATCAGTGAGGACAGTCTGGCCTCCACTGTCACACCCAAGCACCAGATCCATCCAGGTCAGGGCAATGTAAGGCAGGTCAATGGCCATGGTCTGCTGTGCAATGTTAACATGGATGAGGAAGGTGCCAGGGCAGATTCATCTAAGAATGACACCACCCTGTTAAACTCTGAGGATGCAGAACGACAGAGTGCTACCCCTGGTGCTAAAACAGGCGTTCAGGGAATACAGGAGGAAGCATCCTCAGATTCCCGAACAGCCAGTTTCCTCCTGGAACCTCTGATGCCTGCCGTTCTCAGACCAGCCAAAGAGAAGTCAGTATGCCTAAATAAGGAAGAAGAGTCGGGAGAGGGACGGCAGCGAGGGTCCGCACGGAAAGTAGCAGGAGCAGAAAGTGCTGTTTCATCTTTCAGACGGAGACCTCCATCCACCCTTAATCGGACCTTTACCCCCAGCACTAGCTCTGAGTTTGAGACAGTTATTGAGCCTAAATCCAGTGAATTAGTGCCTCCAGCCCCTGGGCAGAATCAAGCTTTCAGACCATTGGCAACAAGTAGTGTTGAGCCATTTTCTGCTGAGCGGTCACCTGGGTTTTACCTTCATTCATTGGTGCTTGAGGACAAGAGGCCTGTCCAAGCATGGGGCATCCATCCAGGGTCTGATATAGAGACCGTGGAGACCATTGAGGAACAGGATGCAGAACTCACCAAAGAGCTCCATCCAAACAAGAAACCGTTCTATGAGGAGGACGAAGAGTCAGACAAGCTGCGGGAGGACATGAATGTAAAGGAACATGAGGATAAGGATGGTGGGAGCAGGTGCTCAAGCCCTGGTCAGTCCCAGGTCAGCAGTGTAGCTAGCGGCAGTGTGCGCATGACCAGTTTTGCAGAACGAAAGATGCAGAAGTTTGGTAGCAATCAAGATATCCACTCCAGCACAAGCAGCTCGCAGCGGACCACACCAGATGGCTCAGAGAGTTGTCCGCTTCCTCTAACCTCCTGGAGGATGAAAAGAGACCAGAGCCCCACACCACAGAACAAGGACAGTGCCAACATGCTGGCCTCCGAACTCGTTCAACTCCACATGCAACTTGAAGAAAAGCGACGTGCAATTGAATCCCAAAAGAAGAAGATGGAGGTCATGACAGCAAGACAAAGGCTTAAGCTTGGGAAAGCAGCTTTTCTGCACATAGTAAAGAAAGGGAAGAGTGACACTCTCCCTCAGCCTACAAAGTCTGAGTACTACTTGAAAGATGGCCATAAACTCAATCAAGAAAAAGAGAAGTCGTCAAAAGATGACACCTGTGTTGCTGCACCGAGAGATGGGCCGAAAGAGGCTGAAGAGCCAGAGAAGGCATCTCTCGAGTGGGCAGGTGGGGGGACTGTGTCTCCTAGTGCCTTAGATATGGACGAGGAGATAGATCTTAATCAATGCAACCGCTCCATTGAGTTGCTGAATGAGGCCATAGGAAACATTCAGCAGCAGATGATGCAGCTTTCGGTCCAGCAGCAAATGCTTATGAAGCAAAATCTTCAGTCTTCAACAGTTGCTGCTCCACCACCTAGCTGTGACCAAAGTGATGCATCTGAACCTAGGGTCAAAGCTTCCATACATTATGTTGATCCAAGTGGCAGCCCTGTGGTACGAAAGCCACCCAAACTAAGTTCAGCACGATCTCGTTCCAAACCTTCAGAGCTGTTGCTAGTTAAGGAGCACGGCAAAGGGCAGAAAATCTCCACTCCTACACCTACTGACAGCCCCTATGCCAAATCCATTCAAGGGGGCAGGACCCCCAAAGCAGAGCCTGAGTACATTGTGCAAAGCTCTGCAAAATCAGACTCTTTCAACAAAGACAAAGGGAACTCAAAAAGCACTACATTCCACCTTAACGATGAAGCTAACTTGAGGATGGTCTCAAGGGAACCAAGTTCTGTGGCCCTTGGTGTCACTTTTGAAGAATCTATGTCCAGTACTTTGCAGGATGCTGAGGCTACATTTGATGATGGGCCAGCAAGGGATAATTTCTCCTCAGAGGATATTTCAAGAGGAAAAGTTAATATTATTGAGGTAGACTTGTCTGATTTGGCTGGCAACCCAGATGAAGAAAGCACCAATGTATTGGAAGTCACCACTGATGGAAGTGATGGAGAAAAGAAGTCTGGCATGGGCTTCTTTTTCAAG GACGAGCAAAAAGCAGAGGATGAAATGGCCAAAAAGCGAGCAGCGTTTCTGCTAAAACAACAGAGGAAGGCAGAGGAGGCTCATCTCCGCAAGCAACAGATGGAGGCTGAAAGTGAGCTGAAAAGAGATGAAGCCAG GAGGAAAGCTGAAGAGGAAAGACTCAGAAAAGAGGATGAGAAGGCCAGGAGAGAGATGATAAAGCAGGAATACCTTAGAAGAAAACAGCAAGAGATGTGTGAGGAGCAAGAACAGCCCCAGCCCAAACCCAAGACCAAGCCCAAAAAACAAAGGCCGAAGTCTGTGCTGAAGGAAGAACCCACAGTTTATACACTTGCCAAATGTCCTGCTGCCA ATGAGAATCTCATCAGTGCCCAGTCTGGCTCTAGTCTGTCACTGGCCTCTGTGGCCACCACTGAACCAGACAGTGTCAACTCAGGAGGGGTGGGATCTCAACG AGGGGAATCGGTAGAGTCATTTCCAGGCCTCAGTCGCAATTCCAGTCGTACTACAGAGAGAGACTGGGACAACGGTTCCACCGCATCTTCCATTACATCAACTTCCATGGCGGAATACACTG GACCCAAGCTTTTCAAGGAGCCAAGTTCAAAGTCCAACAAGCCGATAATCCACAACGCCATCTCTCATTGCTGCTTAGCGGGGAAAGTAAATGAACCGCAGAAGAACTCCATTCTTGAG GAGCTGGAGAAGTGTGAATCCAACCACTTGATGATTCTCTTCCGGGACAGTGGCTGTCAGTTCAGAGCACTTTACTCCTATTTTCCCGACACAGAGGAGATCCACAAGCTCACCGGCACAGGGCCAAAGAGCATCACTAAGAAGATGATTGACAAAATCTACAAGTATAGCTCAGACCGTAAGCAGTTCACGGTAATCCCTGCCAAGACAGTGTCTGTTAGTGTAGATGCTCTGACTATCCATAACCACCTGTGGCAAGCCAAAAGACCTGTCGGGCCAAAAAAGAGCGGAAAGTGA